The following are from one region of the Actinomyces sp. oral taxon 897 genome:
- a CDS encoding energy-coupling factor transporter transmembrane component T, producing the protein MSALPSALAVPATVRVAADPRSKFLLVLVANVMLMSAGSTRVLWLVLVVVVVLALLDLRVRVAVTLVAVNSLLWVLSELPRVWHHGAAVAVGLLVYWLLRFGLSIALGTWFVATTRVSELTAAMNAMRLPRFLTIPLAVLFRFLPVVIDEAHGVVEAMSLRGYTGSYLWRHPVDGLEKLVVPVLTACARTADELSAAALIRGLGVSARPTVVNRPRFRVADAVLVALVAGLVAYRFWGVWS; encoded by the coding sequence GTGTCCGCTCTCCCCTCCGCCCTGGCCGTCCCCGCGACCGTACGGGTCGCGGCCGACCCCCGCAGCAAGTTCCTCCTGGTCCTGGTGGCCAATGTCATGCTCATGTCGGCGGGGTCGACCCGGGTGCTCTGGCTCGTCCTCGTGGTCGTCGTGGTCCTGGCGCTCCTGGACCTGCGGGTACGTGTCGCCGTGACCCTGGTGGCGGTCAACTCCCTGCTCTGGGTCCTCTCGGAGCTGCCCCGGGTGTGGCACCACGGGGCGGCCGTCGCGGTGGGCCTGCTGGTCTACTGGCTCCTGCGCTTCGGGCTGTCCATCGCCCTGGGCACCTGGTTCGTGGCCACCACCCGCGTCAGCGAGCTGACCGCCGCCATGAACGCCATGAGGCTGCCCCGCTTCCTGACCATCCCCCTGGCCGTCCTCTTCCGCTTCCTGCCGGTGGTCATTGACGAGGCCCACGGCGTCGTGGAGGCCATGAGCCTGCGCGGCTACACCGGCTCCTACCTCTGGCGCCACCCCGTGGACGGCCTCGAGAAGCTCGTGGTCCCGGTCCTGACGGCCTGTGCCCGGACCGCCGACGAGCTCTCCGCCGCCGCCCTCATACGGGGCCTGGGCGTCAGCGCCCGCCCCACCGTGGTGAACCGGCCCCGCTTCCGGGTGGCCGACGCCGTCCTGGTCGCCCTGGTGGCGGGCCTCGTGGCCTACCGCTTCTGGGGGGTGTGGTCATGA
- a CDS encoding MptD family putative ECF transporter S component, translated as MIVGSATHNRITSPRNLINVGVFTAVYFVVLFAGGMLGILNPVMVLLGALAGTVVNAMVCMLYVAKTRALGAYTLLGLVIGLLMVATGHAWVTPILSTGLGLLADLVTRAGGYTRTSTNALGFAVFSVWCVGPVLPVLWGSEEYFADMARRMGQDYADTFRELATPAVIGGWVVLVFLVAFGCALVGVRVLHKHFERAGVA; from the coding sequence GTGATCGTGGGCTCTGCCACACACAACCGTATTACCTCACCACGTAACCTCATTAACGTCGGCGTCTTCACCGCGGTCTACTTCGTGGTCCTCTTCGCCGGCGGCATGCTCGGCATCCTCAACCCGGTCATGGTGCTCCTGGGGGCGCTGGCCGGGACCGTCGTCAACGCCATGGTCTGCATGCTCTACGTGGCCAAGACCCGGGCCCTGGGCGCCTACACCCTCCTGGGCCTGGTCATCGGCCTCCTCATGGTGGCCACCGGGCACGCCTGGGTCACCCCGATCCTGTCCACGGGGCTCGGCCTCCTGGCGGACCTCGTCACCCGGGCCGGCGGGTACACGAGGACCTCCACCAACGCCCTGGGGTTCGCGGTGTTCTCCGTGTGGTGCGTCGGGCCGGTCCTGCCCGTCCTGTGGGGCTCGGAGGAGTACTTCGCCGACATGGCCAGGCGTATGGGGCAGGACTACGCCGACACCTTCCGCGAGCTGGCCACACCGGCCGTCATCGGCGGCTGGGTCGTGCTGGTGTTCCTGGTCGCCTTCGGCTGCGCGCTGGTGGGCGTGCGGGTCCTGCACAAGCACTTTGAGCGGGCCGGGGTCGCCTGA
- a CDS encoding AMP-dependent synthetase/ligase codes for MTPSPSSPAAAPRPADQMPRLLHGVSSSPLSQEPDPTWTVPWLLADRVARLPEATLIERKSQLGDSWTRVSAQAFGKEVTRLAAGLIGMGLEPGASVALMARTSFDWSLLDMAIARAGLVSVPIYETDSADQVAWILQDAQVRLLVVESAAHAEVVRTGARSLAATCPEAAQAPVLVLERDALATITAASREVTLSQVDERSNALTKDDVYSIIYTSGTTGRPKGVVITHANAAGLAWNGVRWLPQLLNSPGTRLLLFLPLAHSYARFLQLLAIAGQGVLGHTPDVKTLLPDLAAFAPTYVLAVPRVLEKIYNAADAKAGSGLRLKTFRWAAKVAIAYSRALDTPQGPGTGLRASHHLADRLVYRRLRALLGPNARYAISGGGPLGERLGHFYRGIGLVILEGYGLTETIGPAHVNLDTVNKIGTVGPPVCGNETRISPDGEVEVRGIGVFPRYHNNPEATAESFTPDGWFRTGDIGSLDDDGWLRITGRKKELIVTAGGKNVAPAVLEDRLRGHPLVSQVLVVGDREPFISALITLDAEMLPQWLANHGLPEMDVAQAATNPQVLAALDKAVARANRVVSRAESIRAYRVLTTDFTEANGLLTPSYKVKRAAVLKAHAETIADIYKSTRKGPQD; via the coding sequence GTGACTCCGTCCCCCTCCTCCCCCGCCGCCGCCCCGCGCCCGGCGGACCAGATGCCCCGACTCCTTCACGGCGTGTCCTCCAGCCCCCTGTCCCAGGAGCCCGACCCCACCTGGACGGTGCCCTGGCTCCTGGCGGACCGGGTGGCCCGCCTGCCCGAGGCCACTCTCATCGAGCGCAAGTCCCAGCTCGGCGACAGCTGGACCAGGGTCAGCGCCCAGGCCTTCGGCAAGGAGGTCACCCGTCTGGCCGCCGGGCTGATCGGCATGGGCCTGGAGCCGGGGGCCAGCGTGGCGCTCATGGCGCGGACCTCCTTCGACTGGTCGCTGCTGGACATGGCGATCGCCAGGGCCGGCCTGGTCTCGGTGCCGATCTACGAGACCGACTCGGCCGACCAGGTGGCCTGGATCCTCCAGGACGCCCAGGTGCGCCTCCTCGTCGTCGAGTCCGCCGCCCACGCCGAGGTGGTGCGCACCGGGGCCCGGTCCCTGGCCGCCACCTGCCCCGAGGCCGCCCAGGCCCCCGTCCTCGTCCTGGAGCGGGACGCCCTGGCCACCATCACCGCGGCCAGCCGGGAGGTCACGCTCTCCCAGGTGGACGAGCGCTCCAACGCCCTGACCAAGGACGACGTCTACTCCATTATCTACACCTCAGGCACCACCGGGCGCCCCAAGGGCGTGGTCATCACCCACGCCAACGCCGCGGGCCTGGCCTGGAACGGCGTGCGCTGGCTCCCCCAGCTCCTCAACTCCCCGGGCACGCGCCTGCTGCTGTTCCTGCCCCTGGCCCACTCCTACGCCCGGTTCCTCCAGCTGCTGGCGATCGCCGGGCAGGGGGTGCTGGGGCACACCCCCGACGTCAAGACCCTCCTGCCGGACCTGGCCGCCTTCGCCCCCACCTACGTCCTGGCCGTCCCCCGGGTCCTGGAGAAGATCTACAACGCCGCGGACGCCAAGGCCGGCAGCGGCCTGAGGCTCAAGACCTTCCGCTGGGCGGCCAAGGTGGCCATCGCCTACTCCCGGGCCCTGGACACCCCCCAGGGGCCCGGAACCGGCCTGCGGGCCTCCCACCACCTGGCCGACCGCCTCGTCTACCGTCGTCTGCGCGCCCTGCTGGGCCCCAACGCCCGCTACGCCATCTCCGGGGGCGGCCCCCTGGGCGAGCGCCTGGGCCACTTCTACCGCGGCATCGGCCTGGTCATCCTGGAGGGCTACGGCCTGACCGAGACCATCGGCCCCGCCCACGTCAACCTGGACACCGTCAACAAGATCGGCACCGTGGGCCCGCCGGTGTGCGGCAACGAGACCAGGATCAGCCCCGACGGCGAGGTCGAGGTCCGCGGCATCGGGGTCTTCCCCCGCTACCACAACAACCCCGAGGCCACCGCCGAGTCCTTCACCCCTGACGGGTGGTTCCGCACCGGGGACATCGGCAGCCTGGACGACGACGGCTGGCTGCGCATCACCGGCCGCAAGAAGGAGCTCATTGTCACCGCCGGGGGCAAGAACGTGGCCCCGGCGGTCCTGGAGGACCGCCTGCGCGGCCACCCCCTGGTCAGCCAGGTCCTCGTGGTCGGGGACCGGGAGCCCTTCATCTCCGCGCTCATCACCCTGGACGCCGAGATGCTGCCCCAGTGGCTGGCCAACCACGGCCTGCCCGAGATGGACGTGGCCCAGGCGGCCACCAACCCGCAGGTGCTCGCCGCCCTGGACAAGGCCGTGGCACGCGCCAACCGGGTCGTCTCACGCGCCGAGTCCATCCGCGCCTACCGGGTCCTGACCACCGACTTCACCGAGGCCAACGGGCTGCTGACCCCCTCCTACAAGGTCAAGCGCGCCGCCGTGCTCAAGGCCCACGCCGAGACGATCGCCGACATCTACAAGTCCACGCGCAAAGGGCCCCAGGACTAG
- the valS gene encoding valine--tRNA ligase yields the protein MSEPAATSAASGSPADAATPPFLLPSQVHSPRVPARASADGLETTWGGRWEEEGTYAFDRGAKRHEVFSIDTPPPTVSGSLHVGHVFSYTHTDTVARFQRMRGKAVFYPMGWDDNGLPTERRVQNYFGVRCDPSLPYDPDFTPPFAGGEGRSVKARDQVPVSRRNFVELCERLTVEDERQFEALWRRLGLSVDWSHTYQTIGERARTVAQTAFLRNLARGEAYQAQAPGLWDVTFQTAVAQAELESREYPGFYHRLAFHIVDADAAAAARAAGAPVENDVDVCIETTRPELLPACVALVAHPDDERYQPLFGTTVASPVFGVKVPVLAHPAAERDKGAGIAMCCTFGDTTDIDWWRDLGLPLRAVLRRDGRMETETPEWITSPAGREAYAAMAGKTTFSARKALVAELAATGEMRGEPTATTRQTNFFEKGDKPLEIVTSRQWYIRNGGRQWTNPASGADLRAELLARGRELDFHPDFMRVRYENWVGGLNNDWLISRQRFFGVPFPLWYRVGDDGEVDYDAVITPKESALPVDPSSDTPPGYTEDQRGVPGGFVGELDIMDTWATSSLSPQLACGWLTDDDLFTRTYPMDLRPQGQDIIRTWLFTSVVRADLEFGALPWRHAGLSGWILDSDHKKMSKSKGNVVTPMDLLERYGSDAVRYWAASARLGLDAAFEESQIKVGRRLAIKLLNASKFALSMGIPWDTDEEARAAAPAPCLDASVVTEPIDRAVLAALADVVATATAAFERFEHARALEATESLFWTFCDDYIELVKDRANDLGGTHEAAAVRSARAALAIAVDTFVRLLAPFLPFVTEEVWSWYRTGSVHRSAWPEAGGLRQAAGDADATLVAHAGAALAALRKVKSEAKTSQRTPILSVRLVVAPEYEEAVGAVRADLTEAAKVTGSFEVATTAEAGAAPVVTAVELGQAPARKKA from the coding sequence ATGTCTGAGCCTGCTGCCACCTCGGCCGCGTCCGGAAGTCCTGCCGACGCCGCGACCCCGCCCTTCCTCCTGCCCTCGCAGGTCCACAGCCCCCGCGTCCCGGCCAGGGCCTCCGCCGACGGCCTGGAGACCACCTGGGGAGGGCGCTGGGAGGAGGAGGGCACCTACGCCTTCGACCGCGGCGCTAAGCGCCACGAGGTCTTCTCCATCGACACCCCGCCGCCCACGGTCTCCGGCTCCCTGCACGTGGGCCACGTCTTCTCCTACACCCACACCGACACCGTGGCCCGCTTCCAGCGCATGCGCGGCAAGGCGGTCTTCTACCCCATGGGCTGGGACGACAACGGCCTGCCCACCGAGCGCCGGGTGCAGAACTACTTCGGGGTGCGCTGCGACCCCTCCCTGCCCTACGACCCGGACTTCACCCCCCCCTTCGCCGGCGGTGAGGGCAGGTCCGTCAAGGCCCGCGACCAGGTGCCGGTCTCGCGGCGCAACTTCGTCGAGCTGTGCGAGCGCCTGACGGTGGAGGACGAGAGGCAGTTCGAGGCCCTGTGGCGCCGCCTGGGCCTGAGCGTGGACTGGTCGCACACCTACCAGACCATCGGCGAGCGGGCCCGCACGGTGGCCCAGACCGCCTTCCTGCGCAACCTGGCCCGTGGCGAGGCCTACCAGGCCCAGGCCCCCGGCCTGTGGGACGTCACCTTCCAGACCGCCGTGGCCCAGGCCGAGCTGGAGTCCCGGGAGTACCCGGGCTTCTACCACCGCCTGGCCTTCCACATTGTGGACGCGGACGCCGCCGCGGCCGCCCGGGCCGCGGGCGCCCCGGTGGAGAACGACGTGGACGTGTGCATCGAGACCACCCGCCCCGAGCTGCTGCCCGCCTGCGTGGCCCTGGTGGCCCACCCCGACGACGAGCGCTACCAGCCCCTGTTCGGCACCACGGTGGCCTCCCCGGTCTTCGGCGTTAAGGTCCCAGTCCTGGCCCACCCCGCCGCCGAGAGGGACAAGGGCGCGGGCATCGCCATGTGCTGCACCTTCGGGGACACCACCGACATCGACTGGTGGCGGGACCTGGGCCTGCCGCTGCGGGCCGTCCTGCGCAGAGACGGGCGCATGGAGACCGAGACCCCGGAGTGGATCACCTCCCCGGCCGGCCGCGAGGCCTACGCCGCCATGGCCGGCAAGACCACCTTCTCGGCCCGCAAGGCCCTGGTGGCCGAGCTGGCCGCCACCGGCGAGATGCGCGGCGAGCCCACGGCGACGACGCGCCAGACGAACTTCTTCGAGAAGGGCGACAAGCCCCTGGAGATCGTCACCTCCCGCCAGTGGTACATCCGCAACGGCGGCAGGCAGTGGACCAACCCGGCGAGCGGCGCCGACCTGCGCGCCGAGCTGCTGGCCCGGGGCCGCGAGCTGGACTTCCACCCCGACTTCATGCGCGTGCGCTACGAGAACTGGGTGGGGGGCCTGAACAACGACTGGCTCATCTCCCGCCAGCGCTTCTTCGGCGTGCCCTTCCCCCTGTGGTACCGGGTGGGCGACGACGGCGAGGTCGACTACGACGCCGTTATCACCCCTAAGGAGTCCGCCCTGCCGGTGGACCCCTCCTCCGACACCCCGCCCGGCTACACCGAGGACCAGAGGGGCGTGCCCGGCGGCTTCGTGGGCGAGCTCGACATTATGGACACCTGGGCCACCTCCTCCCTGTCCCCCCAGCTGGCCTGCGGGTGGCTGACCGACGACGACCTGTTCACCCGCACCTACCCCATGGACCTGCGCCCCCAGGGCCAGGACATTATCCGCACCTGGCTGTTCACCTCGGTGGTGCGCGCGGACCTGGAGTTCGGCGCCCTGCCGTGGCGCCACGCCGGGCTCTCGGGGTGGATCCTGGACTCGGACCACAAGAAGATGTCCAAGTCCAAGGGCAACGTGGTCACGCCCATGGACCTGCTGGAGAGGTACGGCTCGGACGCGGTGCGCTACTGGGCGGCCTCGGCCCGCCTGGGCCTGGACGCGGCCTTTGAGGAGTCCCAGATCAAGGTCGGCCGGCGCCTGGCGATCAAGCTGCTCAACGCTTCGAAGTTCGCCCTGTCCATGGGCATCCCCTGGGACACCGACGAGGAGGCCCGGGCCGCCGCACCCGCCCCCTGCCTGGACGCCTCGGTGGTCACCGAGCCAATCGACCGGGCGGTCCTGGCGGCCCTGGCCGACGTGGTGGCCACCGCCACCGCGGCCTTCGAGCGCTTTGAGCACGCCCGCGCCCTGGAGGCCACCGAGTCCCTCTTCTGGACCTTCTGCGACGACTACATCGAGCTGGTCAAGGACCGGGCCAACGACCTCGGGGGCACGCACGAGGCCGCCGCGGTGCGGTCGGCGCGCGCCGCCCTGGCGATCGCGGTGGACACCTTCGTGCGCCTGCTGGCCCCCTTCCTGCCCTTTGTCACCGAGGAGGTGTGGAGCTGGTACCGCACCGGCAGCGTGCACCGCTCCGCCTGGCCCGAGGCCGGTGGCCTGCGTCAGGCCGCGGGCGACGCCGACGCCACCCTGGTGGCCCACGCCGGGGCGGCCCTGGCGGCCCTGCGCAAGGTCAAGTCGGAGGCCAAGACCAGTCAGAGGACGCCGATCCTCTCGGTGCGCCTGGTGGTGGCCCCCGAGTACGAGGAGGCCGTTGGGGCGGTGCGCGCCGACCTGACCGAGGCCGCCAAAGTCACCGGCAGCTTCGAGGTCGCCACGACGGCGGAGGCGGGAGCGGCACCGGTGGTCACCGCCGTCGAGCTGGGCCAGGCCCCCGCGCGCAAGAAGGCCTGA
- a CDS encoding ECF transporter S component — translation MSSSTPAPERPDVVQAQQAGPPDPDSQERPVIRSSSRSGLADSALGTRNLMTLAALSVVSMILLIPLNYLAPAAGAAPDVVLTGCAIMGLWVIPYLLPATVVRRPGAVLIAAAIMGIISAFVTPSGPGAVLGNVLGGLFIEIPLALMLYRKWTWWSFLISAATFGFINSLLYIGMLKVATGAAYPVLASAVAVASALVGGGITILLTHLLNRAGVGIDHRAKGRA, via the coding sequence ATGAGCAGCAGCACCCCGGCACCGGAGCGGCCCGACGTCGTACAGGCACAGCAGGCCGGGCCGCCCGACCCGGACTCGCAGGAGCGCCCCGTCATCCGCTCCTCCTCCCGCAGCGGCCTGGCCGACTCGGCCCTGGGCACCCGCAACCTCATGACGCTGGCCGCGCTGTCGGTGGTGTCCATGATCCTCCTGATACCCCTGAACTACCTCGCCCCGGCAGCAGGCGCCGCCCCCGACGTCGTGCTGACGGGCTGCGCGATCATGGGCCTGTGGGTGATCCCCTACCTGCTGCCCGCCACCGTGGTGCGCAGGCCCGGAGCCGTCCTCATCGCCGCCGCCATTATGGGCATTATCAGCGCCTTCGTTACGCCGTCCGGCCCGGGTGCGGTACTCGGCAACGTCCTGGGCGGGCTCTTTATCGAGATCCCCCTGGCCCTGATGCTCTACCGCAAGTGGACCTGGTGGTCCTTCCTCATCTCAGCGGCCACCTTCGGATTCATCAACAGCCTCCTCTACATCGGCATGCTCAAGGTCGCCACCGGTGCCGCCTACCCGGTCCTGGCCAGCGCGGTCGCCGTGGCCTCCGCACTGGTCGGCGGCGGTATCACCATCCTGCTCACCCACCTGCTCAACCGTGCCGGCGTCGGCATCGACCACCGGGCCAAGGGCCGTGCCTGA
- a CDS encoding ABC transporter ATP-binding protein encodes MTVSIDSVSYAYTTGAQVLTDVSLAPAAGSLTLVCGASGSGKSTLVRLVNGLVPHFHHGRRDGEVLVEGREVADTPIEQMGRVTATVFQDPATQFFTTTVADELAFAPQNYQVPAQEIRRRRLRAVEELGIEDLLGRDLKGLSGGQLQKVACAQALVQDTPVVLLDEPTSNLDPRAIEDVRAAVARLRELGRTVVVAEHRVYFLEGLADEVVLMQDGRVARRMSGAEFYAMGEERRSLGLRTLERPELRVPVTPVAALRDGGPGDGGTVPGADGAVPGTGAAARPAGPGEGRTGGAQGGQGLLVENLVVERGGRRILDIASLRFPAGAITGVTGVNGIGKTTLARAVCRLQRARRGARVTLDGQELRHGQAFLVMQDVHRQLFAESVSQEASTPQLERLDLAGLAERHPLSLSGGQKQRLVIATAVDQDARVIVLDEPTSGVDYRHLLTIAAELRSLADEGRVVVVISHDIEFLNECADHVIEIT; translated from the coding sequence ATGACCGTCAGCATTGACTCGGTCTCCTACGCCTACACCACCGGCGCGCAGGTGCTCACCGACGTCTCCCTGGCCCCCGCGGCGGGCTCCCTGACGCTGGTGTGCGGTGCGTCCGGCTCGGGCAAGTCCACCCTGGTGCGCCTGGTCAACGGCCTCGTACCGCACTTCCACCACGGCCGGCGCGACGGCGAGGTCCTGGTGGAGGGGCGCGAGGTCGCCGACACCCCCATTGAGCAGATGGGGCGCGTGACGGCCACCGTCTTCCAGGACCCCGCCACCCAGTTCTTCACCACCACGGTGGCTGACGAGCTGGCCTTCGCGCCCCAGAACTACCAGGTCCCCGCCCAGGAGATCCGACGGCGTCGGCTCCGGGCCGTGGAGGAGCTCGGTATCGAGGACCTCCTGGGGCGCGACCTCAAGGGCCTGTCCGGGGGGCAGCTCCAGAAGGTCGCCTGCGCCCAGGCCCTGGTCCAGGACACCCCGGTCGTCCTGCTGGACGAGCCCACGTCCAACCTCGACCCCCGGGCCATTGAGGACGTGCGCGCCGCCGTGGCGCGCCTCAGGGAGCTGGGGCGCACCGTCGTCGTGGCCGAGCACCGCGTCTACTTCCTGGAGGGACTGGCCGACGAGGTCGTCCTCATGCAGGACGGTCGGGTCGCCAGACGCATGAGCGGGGCCGAGTTCTACGCCATGGGCGAGGAGCGGCGCTCCCTGGGGCTGCGCACCCTGGAGCGTCCCGAGCTGCGCGTCCCGGTCACGCCGGTGGCGGCCCTGCGCGACGGCGGGCCCGGTGACGGCGGTACCGTGCCAGGTGCCGACGGTGCCGTACCGGGCACCGGGGCCGCCGCCCGCCCCGCCGGCCCCGGGGAGGGACGGACCGGCGGCGCCCAGGGAGGTCAGGGCCTGCTCGTTGAGAACCTCGTGGTCGAGCGCGGTGGGCGCAGGATCCTGGACATCGCCTCCCTGCGCTTTCCCGCTGGTGCCATCACCGGCGTGACCGGGGTCAACGGCATTGGCAAGACCACCCTGGCCCGCGCCGTCTGCCGCCTCCAGCGCGCCCGCCGAGGGGCGCGCGTGACCCTGGACGGCCAGGAGCTCAGGCACGGACAGGCCTTCCTGGTCATGCAGGACGTCCACCGCCAGCTCTTTGCCGAGTCCGTCTCCCAGGAGGCCAGCACCCCCCAGCTGGAGCGCCTGGACCTGGCTGGCCTGGCCGAGCGCCACCCCCTGTCCCTGAGCGGGGGGCAGAAGCAGCGGCTCGTCATCGCCACCGCCGTGGACCAGGACGCCCGCGTCATCGTCCTCGACGAGCCCACCTCCGGGGTGGACTACCGCCACCTGCTGACCATTGCCGCTGAGCTACGGTCCCTGGCCGATGAGGGGCGCGTGGTGGTGGTGATCAGCCACGACATCGAGTTCCTCAACGAGTGCGCCGACCACGTCATTGAGATCACCTAA
- a CDS encoding diguanylate cyclase encodes METQIGYERLFDPQDIFFSTTDTKGVIKNTNTTFDVLSRYSRDRLVGSPHNIIRHQDMPGGVFRLMWDDLLANKPVCAYVINRAADNLDYRVFATIVPLHDGFLSVRCRPMDTATQSAVEDIYRRVRGKERSLANQGASRRQVAEFGARELTSELEALGMTSLHDLTLVSLPREVAALVRQGVRVPAAAGAHGPVPRVLSTAATIERDTNALVFQLDEYLRLLGTMEQAQGTLNDVTGRIRRIETLVSHDVASFSRSRSQSLATQITELAGSAGVGLKGLPRRLQAMRSAVLQLRFSVALMRLLTLMVGRFAASTLNGSEQGAVQSLTDLCEALDTGFAGLAPVVRSVRNQAAELDDVIRGVTSSLDRCARRLGQWVDLGGATTGRAALEEVTALTQQGFPEVRTLSRLAAECRSTDLPYSEEVIVQRLNVIRSALAELQGVR; translated from the coding sequence ATGGAAACGCAGATCGGATATGAGCGCCTGTTTGATCCACAGGACATCTTTTTCTCTACCACAGACACCAAGGGTGTCATTAAGAACACGAACACTACGTTTGATGTTCTTTCAAGATATTCACGCGATCGTCTTGTCGGGTCGCCCCACAACATCATCCGGCACCAGGACATGCCCGGTGGTGTCTTCCGTCTCATGTGGGATGACCTACTGGCCAACAAGCCGGTGTGCGCCTATGTCATCAACCGTGCCGCCGACAACCTAGACTACCGGGTCTTCGCCACCATTGTGCCCCTGCACGACGGGTTCCTGTCGGTGCGCTGCCGCCCCATGGACACCGCCACCCAGTCCGCCGTGGAGGACATCTACCGCCGGGTGCGGGGCAAGGAGAGGTCCCTGGCCAACCAGGGCGCCTCCCGGCGGCAGGTCGCCGAGTTCGGTGCCCGCGAGCTCACCTCCGAGCTGGAGGCCCTGGGGATGACCTCCCTGCACGACCTGACCCTGGTCAGCCTACCGCGGGAGGTGGCCGCCCTGGTGCGTCAGGGCGTGCGGGTACCGGCCGCGGCCGGCGCCCACGGCCCCGTGCCCCGGGTCCTCAGCACGGCGGCGACCATTGAGCGCGACACTAACGCCCTGGTGTTCCAGCTCGACGAGTACCTGCGTCTACTGGGGACCATGGAGCAGGCCCAGGGCACGCTCAACGACGTCACCGGGCGGATTCGCCGCATTGAGACCCTGGTCTCCCATGACGTCGCCTCCTTCTCCCGCTCCAGGAGCCAGAGCCTGGCCACGCAGATCACCGAGCTGGCCGGCAGCGCCGGCGTCGGGCTCAAGGGCCTGCCCCGGCGTCTCCAGGCCATGCGCTCCGCCGTGCTCCAACTACGTTTCTCGGTGGCGCTCATGCGGCTGCTGACGCTCATGGTGGGGCGCTTCGCGGCCTCCACCCTCAACGGCTCCGAGCAGGGGGCGGTCCAGTCCCTGACCGACCTGTGCGAGGCCCTGGACACCGGCTTCGCAGGGCTCGCCCCGGTGGTGCGCTCCGTGCGCAACCAGGCCGCCGAGCTCGACGACGTCATCCGCGGGGTCACCTCCAGCCTGGACCGCTGCGCCCGCCGCCTGGGGCAGTGGGTGGACCTGGGGGGTGCCACCACCGGACGGGCCGCCCTGGAGGAGGTCACCGCCCTGACCCAGCAGGGCTTCCCGGAGGTACGCACCCTGTCCCGGCTCGCCGCCGAGTGCCGTAGCACCGACCTGCCCTACAGCGAGGAGGTCATTGTCCAGCGCCTGAACGTGATCCGCTCCGCCCTGGCTGAGCTCCAGGGCGTCCGCTGA